One Amaranthus tricolor cultivar Red isolate AtriRed21 chromosome 1, ASM2621246v1, whole genome shotgun sequence DNA window includes the following coding sequences:
- the LOC130826511 gene encoding 60S ribosomal protein L27-like codes for MVKFLKPGKAVIVLQGRYAGRKAVIVRNFDDGTRERPYGHCLVAGINKYPKKVIRKDSAKKQAKKSRVKCFIKVVNYNHIMPTRYTLDVDLKDVVSADVLQSKDKKVTAAKETKVRFEERFKTGKNRWFFSKLRF; via the coding sequence ATGGTGAAATTCTTGAAGCCTGGAAAAGCTGTGATTGTCCTTCAAGGTCGCTATGCCGGAAGGAAGGCCGTGATTGTACGCAACTTTGACGATGGAACTCGCGAGCGTCCATATGGTCATTGTCTCGTAGCCGGAATCAATAAATACCCGAAGAAGGTCATCCGCAAGGATTCAGCGAAGAAACAAGCGAAGAAATCGCGCGTGAAATGCTTCATCAAGGTTGTGAATTACAATCACATCATGCCAACTCGTTACACTCTAGATGTTGATTTGAAGGACGTTGTTTCTGCTGATGTTCTTCAATCTAAGGACAAGAAGGTCACTGCTGCTAAAGAGACTAAGGTTAGATTTGAGGAGAGGTTTAAGACTGGAAAGAATCGTTGGTTTTTCTCGAAGTTAAGGTTTTAG
- the LOC130826666 gene encoding glutamate dehydrogenase B: MNALAATNRNFKLASRLLGLDSKLEKSLLIPFREIKVECTIPKDDGSLASFVGFRVQHDNSRGPMKGGIRYHPEVDPDEVNALAQLMTWKTAVANIPYGGAKGGIGCNPSDLSPSELERLTRVFTQRIHDLIGIHIDVPAPDMGTNAQTMAWILDEYSKFHGHSPAVVTGKPIDLGGSLGRDSATGRGVLFAAQALLNEYGKTISGQRFVIQGFGNVGSWAARLISELGGKVIAVSDISGAIKNKDGLDIDNLLNHVKENRGVNGFHGADAIDPNSIFVEDCDVLIPAALGGVINRENANEIKAKYIVEAANHPTDPEADEILKKKGVVILPDIYANSGGVTVSYFEWVQNIQGFMWDEWRVNNELKTYMTRGLKDVKEMCKTHNCDLRMGAFTLGLNRVARATVLRGWEA, translated from the exons ATGAATGCACTTGCAGCAACTAACAGAAATTTTAAGCTCGCATCCCGACTTCTCGGGTTGGACTCTAAACTCGAAAAGAGTCTTCTCATTCCATTTAGAGAAATCAAG GTTGAGTGCACTATACCAAAAGATGATGGTAGTTTAGCTTCTTTCGTTGGATTCAGAGTTCAGCATGACAATTCTAGAGGCCCCATGAAGGGTGGAATTAGATATCACCCTGAGGTTGATCCAGATGAGGTCAATGCATTAGCGCAACTAATGACATGGAAGACTGCAGTAGCAAACATCCCTTATGGTGGCGCAAAGGGTGGCATAGGATGTAACCCATCGGATCTAAGTCCGTCTGAGCTTGAACGTTTGACAAGAGTTTTCACCCAAAGGATTCATGATCTTATCGGTATCCATATCGATGTACCAGCTCCTGATATGGGTACAAATGCCCAG ACAATGGCATGGATATTGGATGAGTACTCGAAATTTCATGGGCATTCACCAGCAGTTGTTACCGGGAAACCAATT GACCTAGGTGGATCTCTTGGTAGAGATTCGGCTACAGGAAGAGGGGTGCTCTTTGCTGCACAAGCCCTTCTTAATGAGTACGGAAAAACTATATCCGGACAAAGATTTGTGATACAG GGATTCGGTAATGTGGGTTCGTGGGCTGCACGACTGATCAGTGAACTCGGAGGGAAGGTTATTGCTGTAAGCGATATCAGTGGAGCCATAAAAAACAAGGACGGACTTGATATCGACAACTTACTTAACCATGTCAAAGAAAATCGCGGAGTTAATGGTTTCCATGGTGCGGATGCAATAGACCCAAATTCTATATTTGTCGAAGATTGCGATGTTTTAATTCCCGCTGCCCTTGGTGGCGTTATTAATAGGGAGAATGCGAACGAAATAAAGGCGAAATATATTGTTGAGGCGGCAAACCATCCTACGGATCCAGAAGCGGATGAG atattGAAAAAGAAAGGTGTTGTAATTCTTCCCGACATATATGCAAACTCCGGTGGTGTTACCGTTAGTTACTTTGAATGGGTTCAG AATATTCAAGGATTCATGTGGGATGAATGGAGAGTGAACAACGAGCTCAAAACCTACATGACGAGAGGTTTGAAGGACGTAAAAGAAATGTGCAAGACGCATAATTGTGATCTTCGGATGGGAGCTTTCACCCTGGGGCTTAATCGTGTGGCTCGAGCTACCGTTCTTAGAGGTTGGGAAGCTTAA